The following are from one region of the Amycolatopsis sp. QT-25 genome:
- a CDS encoding DUF3558 domain-containing protein: protein MRTRPPRSGTVVFTGRRARVLVSGGVLTLALAGCTTDTGGQAFPDEPALASATRGAKASALPPRPAELSLQGVDPCALLTDPQLDQLKINSKPRAAAEPIDGPTCVFDSDAAQPFHGYYVRTVTADVEEWFTGKRRKNSMTTEPTAVGGFPAIENHRDGGTPGDCETLVGVARGQTLAVRAVAITAGGFTMPQLCEMSARAADSALQTLKARN from the coding sequence ATGCGGACAAGGCCGCCGCGTTCGGGGACCGTGGTGTTCACCGGGCGTAGGGCCCGTGTGCTGGTGTCCGGCGGAGTGCTCACCCTCGCGCTGGCCGGATGCACCACGGACACGGGCGGGCAGGCGTTCCCCGACGAGCCCGCGCTGGCTTCGGCCACGCGGGGCGCCAAGGCGTCCGCACTGCCGCCCAGGCCCGCCGAACTGAGCCTCCAGGGGGTCGATCCGTGTGCCCTGCTCACCGATCCCCAGCTCGATCAGCTCAAGATCAACAGCAAACCGCGCGCGGCGGCGGAACCGATCGACGGTCCGACCTGTGTCTTCGATTCGGACGCCGCGCAGCCCTTCCACGGCTATTACGTCCGCACGGTCACCGCGGACGTCGAAGAGTGGTTCACCGGCAAGCGCCGTAAGAACAGCATGACGACGGAACCGACGGCGGTCGGCGGGTTCCCCGCCATCGAGAACCACCGTGACGGCGGGACGCCGGGCGACTGCGAAACGCTCGTCGGTGTCGCTCGAGGGCAGACGCTGGCGGTGCGGGCGGTCGCCATCACCGCGGGCGGGTTCACCATGCCGCAGCTGTGCGAAATGTCCGCGCGGGCGGCCGATTCGGCTTTGCAGACCTTGAAAGCACGCAACTAG
- the purD gene encoding phosphoribosylamine--glycine ligase, giving the protein MRVLVIGSGAREHALVLAVAEDPSVTALACAPGNAGTSSVAEQLGVDAADPESVAALAKQWQADLVVVGPEVPLVAGVADAVRKAGIACFGPSASAARIEGSKAFAKDVMAAAKVPTAHCEVVDNPARLDAALGRFGPTWVVKDDGLAAGKGVVVTTDVDVARKHALMLLDGGHPVLLESFLDGPEASLFCFVDGRTVVPMLPAQDFKRVGDGDAGPNTGGMGAYAPLPWAPKDLVDDVVARIVQPVVDELDNRGAPFSGLLYAGLALTSEGPQVIEFNCRFGDPETQVVLALLRSPLGKVLHATATGKLAELPPLDWDSGAAVTVVLAADGYPGKPRTGDVITGGELEGVLHAGTRRRDDGAVVSSGGRVLSVVGTGKHLKAARKDAYATVEKVHLAGSHHRTDIALLAAKGEIATPVS; this is encoded by the coding sequence GTGCGCGTACTGGTAATCGGGTCCGGCGCCCGTGAGCATGCACTCGTCCTCGCGGTCGCGGAAGACCCTTCCGTCACCGCACTGGCTTGTGCCCCGGGCAACGCCGGCACCTCTTCGGTGGCCGAGCAGCTCGGCGTGGACGCGGCCGATCCCGAATCGGTCGCCGCCCTCGCCAAGCAGTGGCAAGCGGACCTGGTGGTGGTCGGCCCCGAGGTCCCGCTGGTGGCGGGCGTCGCCGACGCGGTCCGGAAGGCGGGCATCGCCTGTTTCGGCCCGTCCGCGTCCGCGGCCAGGATCGAAGGGTCGAAGGCGTTCGCGAAAGACGTCATGGCGGCCGCGAAGGTGCCGACTGCGCACTGTGAGGTCGTGGACAACCCCGCCCGCCTCGACGCCGCGCTCGGCCGTTTCGGTCCCACCTGGGTGGTCAAGGACGACGGCCTCGCCGCGGGCAAGGGCGTCGTGGTCACCACGGACGTCGACGTCGCGCGCAAGCACGCCCTGATGCTGCTCGACGGTGGCCACCCGGTGCTCCTCGAATCCTTCCTCGACGGCCCGGAGGCCTCTCTCTTCTGCTTCGTCGACGGCCGCACGGTCGTCCCGATGCTGCCCGCGCAGGACTTCAAGCGCGTCGGCGACGGTGACGCGGGTCCGAACACCGGCGGCATGGGGGCGTACGCGCCGTTGCCGTGGGCGCCGAAGGACCTGGTCGACGACGTCGTGGCCCGCATCGTCCAGCCCGTGGTCGACGAACTCGACAACCGCGGCGCCCCCTTCTCCGGTCTGCTCTACGCCGGTCTCGCGCTGACTTCGGAGGGTCCGCAGGTCATCGAGTTCAACTGCCGGTTCGGTGACCCGGAGACCCAGGTCGTCCTGGCGCTGCTGCGCAGCCCGCTCGGCAAGGTCCTGCACGCGACGGCGACCGGCAAGCTCGCCGAGCTGCCGCCGCTGGACTGGGACTCCGGCGCCGCGGTCACCGTCGTGCTCGCCGCGGACGGCTATCCCGGCAAGCCCAGGACCGGCGACGTCATCACCGGCGGTGAGCTGGAAGGCGTGCTTCACGCCGGCACCCGCCGCCGCGACGACGGCGCCGTGGTCTCCTCCGGCGGCCGTGTGCTGTCGGTCGTCGGCACCGGCAAGCACCTGAAAGCCGCCCGAAAGGACGCCTACGCGACGGTCGAGAAGGTCCACCTGGCCGGCTCGCATCACCGCACCGACATCGCCCTGCTCGCCGCCAAGGGAGAGATCGCCACCCCGGTCTCGTGA
- a CDS encoding ESX secretion-associated protein EspG, with translation MPNDNGSLVLSALEFEMLWEAERLPRRHVALDVPSPGTTHTERAALIEDAWESLRARGLARGHQASGELVDMLNLFAHPRVAIDVWVWTDREIKGQAVSVGNQALLGVIDSGQVWLIPARESSLAEAAVSVAGDLGPGVGQSVSIPHDVLRDADAAARGDAKALVTALEDLDVPLWQAQEVAGMLLGQEARGQFGVERAGRDGRPRRAESVVAFYDTDAGRYLFQVVRNRDGRDWATITPADNQLLATRIREVADF, from the coding sequence GTGCCGAACGACAACGGCAGCCTGGTGCTGTCCGCTCTCGAGTTCGAGATGCTCTGGGAAGCCGAACGGCTGCCCCGCCGCCATGTCGCACTCGACGTGCCGAGCCCCGGAACGACCCACACGGAGCGGGCGGCACTGATCGAGGATGCTTGGGAATCCCTGCGCGCGCGAGGGCTCGCGCGGGGACACCAGGCGTCGGGCGAACTGGTCGACATGCTGAACCTGTTCGCGCATCCGCGGGTCGCGATCGACGTCTGGGTGTGGACCGATCGCGAGATCAAGGGCCAGGCGGTCAGCGTCGGCAACCAGGCGTTGCTCGGCGTGATCGACTCCGGTCAGGTGTGGCTGATCCCCGCCAGGGAAAGCTCTCTCGCCGAGGCCGCGGTTTCGGTCGCGGGTGATCTCGGTCCCGGCGTCGGCCAGTCGGTCAGCATTCCGCACGACGTCCTCCGCGATGCCGATGCCGCCGCCCGCGGCGACGCGAAAGCACTGGTCACCGCGCTGGAAGACCTCGACGTGCCACTGTGGCAGGCCCAGGAGGTGGCGGGCATGCTGCTCGGCCAGGAGGCGCGTGGCCAGTTCGGCGTCGAACGCGCGGGCCGTGACGGCCGCCCCCGCCGCGCGGAAAGCGTGGTCGCCTTCTACGACACGGACGCGGGGCGGTACCTGTTCCAGGTCGTGCGGAACCGGGACGGCCGGGATTGGGCGACCATCACCCCGGCGGACAACCAGCTGCTGGCGACGCGGATCCGGGAAGTCGCCGATTTCTGA
- a CDS encoding pyridoxal phosphate-dependent aminotransferase yields the protein MSLPGPAPRSDVPPFHVMDVLSAAQARQRSHGDLVPLLAGQPSAPAPRPVLEAAQRALKDHTLGYTEQLGVPELREAVATHYNRTYPVDVSPQDVIVTTGSSGGFLLSFLSAFEAGDRVAMARPGYPAYRNLLKVLGCEVVEFATGAGTNFQPTVALLDELGPVKGLIVASPSNPTGTVLPPGELAAISGWCASRGVQLISDEIYHGISYGAGLDCAWQYGDEALVLGSFSKYFAMTGWRLGWMLAPQRLHRAIDVLTGNFTICPPAVSQHAAIAAFTPEGYAEADGHVERYRANRDVLFSGLKGIGIDKLAPAEGAFYAYADVSAYTNDSLSWCQRLLAETGVAIAPGIDFDPVDGGRFVRFSFAGSREDIDEGVRRLGDWLGAHRSGGTRSSP from the coding sequence ATGTCCCTCCCTGGTCCCGCACCACGTTCCGACGTCCCGCCGTTCCACGTCATGGACGTCCTTTCGGCCGCGCAGGCCCGGCAGCGCAGCCACGGTGACCTGGTCCCGCTGCTCGCGGGGCAACCGTCCGCGCCCGCGCCGCGCCCCGTGCTCGAGGCGGCGCAGCGGGCACTGAAGGACCACACCCTCGGCTACACCGAGCAACTCGGCGTCCCGGAACTGCGGGAGGCCGTCGCGACGCACTACAACCGCACGTACCCGGTCGACGTGAGCCCGCAGGACGTCATCGTCACGACCGGTTCTTCCGGCGGCTTCCTGCTCTCGTTCCTCAGCGCCTTCGAGGCCGGTGACCGCGTCGCGATGGCGCGCCCCGGCTACCCGGCCTACCGCAACCTGCTGAAGGTGCTCGGCTGCGAGGTCGTCGAATTCGCCACCGGGGCGGGGACGAACTTCCAGCCGACCGTCGCGCTGCTCGACGAACTGGGGCCGGTCAAGGGACTGATCGTGGCCAGTCCGAGCAACCCCACCGGCACCGTCCTGCCACCGGGTGAACTCGCCGCGATCAGCGGCTGGTGCGCGTCACGGGGCGTGCAGTTAATCAGTGACGAGATCTACCACGGGATCTCCTACGGCGCCGGGCTCGATTGCGCCTGGCAGTACGGCGACGAAGCGCTCGTCCTCGGTTCGTTCTCCAAGTACTTCGCCATGACGGGCTGGCGGCTCGGCTGGATGCTGGCGCCTCAGCGGCTGCACCGCGCGATCGACGTCCTGACCGGCAACTTCACCATCTGCCCGCCCGCGGTCTCCCAGCACGCCGCGATCGCCGCGTTCACTCCGGAGGGGTACGCGGAGGCCGATGGCCATGTCGAGCGCTACCGGGCCAACCGCGACGTGCTCTTCAGCGGTCTCAAGGGCATCGGCATCGACAAGCTCGCGCCGGCCGAAGGCGCCTTCTACGCCTACGCCGACGTCTCCGCGTACACGAACGACAGCCTCAGCTGGTGCCAGCGGCTCCTCGCCGAGACCGGTGTCGCGATCGCTCCCGGCATCGACTTCGATCCGGTCGACGGCGGCCGGTTCGTGCGGTTCTCCTTCGCGGGCTCGCGCGAGGACATCGACGAGGGCGTCCGCAGGCTGGGCGACTGGCTCGGTGCTCACCGGTCAGGGGGAACCCGGAGTTCTCCCTGA
- a CDS encoding threonine aldolase family protein, which yields MTSRSLPLIDFRSDTVTRPDDVMRQAMADAEVGDNVLDGDPTIGALEQRAANLLGMPAALWTPSGTMANLIALSSHLQRGDRFLAPRGAHVITDELGSAAWLAGGMPEPLEHDGGPGRPTPETLSAAIGNPRGPYYALHTPLLCLENTHNSAGGAVTPPDEHARLVAVAKEAGLTVHLDGARLWHAAVALEVPPAALTAGVDTVSACFSKGLGAPVGSVVAGSPEFVEKARRMRQMLGGGIRQGGVLAAACMVALDRVGDLAETHENAARLAAGLAEHGWEVNIPETNIVQVTAPDLEERLAWLTGLGVRTLPSSGRIRFVTHRDLSAADIEETLHRIETGGRT from the coding sequence CTCCGACACCGTGACCCGGCCGGACGACGTCATGCGCCAGGCGATGGCGGATGCCGAGGTCGGCGACAACGTCCTCGACGGCGACCCGACCATCGGCGCGCTGGAACAGCGCGCCGCGAACCTGCTCGGCATGCCCGCGGCGCTCTGGACGCCGAGCGGGACCATGGCGAACCTGATCGCGTTGAGCAGCCATCTCCAGCGCGGCGACCGGTTCCTCGCGCCGCGCGGCGCGCACGTGATCACCGACGAACTCGGTTCCGCCGCCTGGCTCGCGGGCGGCATGCCGGAGCCGCTGGAGCACGACGGCGGGCCGGGGCGGCCGACGCCGGAAACGCTTTCGGCCGCGATCGGCAACCCGCGCGGGCCGTACTACGCGCTGCACACGCCGTTGCTGTGCCTGGAGAACACGCACAACTCCGCGGGTGGCGCCGTCACCCCGCCCGACGAGCACGCGCGGCTGGTCGCGGTGGCGAAAGAGGCCGGGCTGACCGTACACCTCGACGGCGCCCGCCTCTGGCACGCGGCCGTCGCGCTGGAGGTCCCGCCCGCGGCGCTCACGGCCGGGGTCGACACCGTCTCCGCTTGCTTCTCGAAGGGGCTCGGCGCCCCTGTCGGCTCGGTGGTGGCGGGCAGCCCGGAGTTCGTCGAGAAGGCGCGGCGGATGCGTCAGATGCTCGGCGGCGGCATCCGTCAAGGCGGGGTGCTGGCCGCGGCCTGCATGGTCGCGCTGGACCGCGTCGGCGACCTGGCCGAGACCCACGAGAACGCGGCGCGGCTCGCGGCCGGGCTCGCCGAGCACGGCTGGGAGGTCAACATTCCCGAAACGAACATCGTGCAGGTCACCGCACCCGACCTCGAAGAACGGCTGGCGTGGCTAACCGGGCTCGGCGTCCGGACGCTGCCCAGTTCGGGCAGGATCCGCTTCGTGACACACCGGGACCTTTCGGCGGCCGACATCGAAGAGACCCTGCACCGCATCGAGACCGGGGGCCGAACGTGA
- a CDS encoding transglycosylase SLT domain-containing protein, whose product MGLNNVGAGTPDGWDGLVKKAEQIEKVNLAAIQNASKQFKTAADNAGDHSAALSRSTEALNSGVWVGPAADAFFEYVKSITKAGQNVEAQLGKVVDDLDRVHTDLGNIKTQVADAYKGAEEAVNKRNTQAETDKNAAIQAAAQAEKDHKPAPSPSAAEIIQKAKTDIGKITADADARVKGLLDQANQMIQKSQALMKKDIEGGYSTVPMPGKDGSVPKRTGGLHAGGGGGGGGGGGGGGGGGLGPSGGPPSTTPPGNVQQWIQEAIKILQAAGIPVTEADIQKIWTIIEKESGGNPNAINNWDSNAAKGTPSKGLMQCIDPTFNAHKLPGHDDIYNPVDNIIAGVRYTFSRYGGFEGHPGLKSMAGGGGYQGY is encoded by the coding sequence GTGGGTTTGAACAACGTCGGCGCCGGCACGCCGGACGGCTGGGACGGGCTCGTCAAGAAGGCCGAGCAGATCGAAAAGGTGAACCTCGCCGCCATTCAGAACGCCTCGAAGCAGTTCAAGACGGCCGCCGACAACGCCGGTGACCACAGCGCGGCGCTCTCGCGTTCGACAGAAGCGCTGAACAGTGGCGTCTGGGTCGGCCCCGCCGCGGACGCCTTCTTCGAGTACGTCAAGTCGATCACCAAGGCAGGCCAGAACGTCGAGGCCCAACTGGGCAAGGTCGTCGACGACCTCGATCGTGTCCACACCGATCTCGGCAACATCAAGACCCAGGTCGCCGACGCCTACAAGGGCGCCGAAGAGGCGGTCAACAAACGGAACACCCAGGCGGAGACGGACAAGAACGCGGCGATCCAGGCCGCCGCGCAGGCCGAGAAGGACCACAAGCCGGCGCCGAGTCCTTCGGCCGCCGAGATCATCCAGAAGGCCAAGACCGACATCGGCAAGATCACCGCCGACGCCGACGCCCGGGTCAAGGGCCTGCTCGACCAGGCCAATCAGATGATCCAGAAGTCCCAGGCACTGATGAAGAAGGACATCGAGGGCGGTTACTCGACGGTTCCGATGCCCGGCAAGGACGGCAGCGTCCCCAAGCGCACCGGCGGTCTCCACGCCGGCGGTGGCGGTGGGGGCGGAGGAGGCGGCGGTGGCGGTGGGGGCGGCGGCCTCGGTCCGAGCGGTGGTCCGCCGTCGACGACGCCGCCGGGCAACGTCCAGCAATGGATCCAGGAAGCCATCAAGATCCTGCAGGCCGCCGGGATCCCGGTGACCGAGGCGGACATCCAGAAGATCTGGACGATCATCGAGAAGGAGTCCGGCGGTAATCCCAACGCCATCAACAACTGGGATTCCAACGCGGCGAAGGGCACGCCGTCGAAGGGGTTGATGCAGTGCATCGACCCGACCTTCAACGCGCACAAGCTTCCCGGGCACGACGACATCTACAACCCGGTGGACAACATCATCGCGGGCGTCCGGTACACGTTCTCGCGGTACGGCGGCTTCGAAGGACACCCGGGGCTGAAGTCCATGGCCGGTGGCGGTGGGTATCAGGGCTACTGA
- a CDS encoding TetR/AcrR family transcriptional regulator C-terminal domain-containing protein, with amino-acid sequence MTEPPYLRIAAEIRRRITSGELREGDKVPSTRRIVTEWGVAMATATKVLATLKRDGLVVAKPGAGTVVASRVRKSAPRTEAELSRERVVKAAIRIADAEGIRALSMRRVASGLGVATMTLYRHVTAKEELILEMADLALGEIRFPPAPPPGWRAQLELMARAQWALFRRHPWLAQALSITRPQPLPNLLAHADWATRALDGHGLPASTIMYAHITIFNHVRGIALSFEAEADTESGTAVSADAWLAEQEPILWELVSGGRFPNFAGVVSRAPFDYDLDTLFEFGLQRLLDGYSVLLAKAG; translated from the coding sequence ATGACCGAGCCGCCCTATCTGCGGATCGCCGCCGAGATCCGCCGCCGGATCACGTCCGGTGAGCTTCGCGAGGGCGACAAGGTCCCGTCGACCCGCCGGATCGTCACCGAGTGGGGGGTCGCGATGGCGACCGCGACGAAGGTGCTCGCCACCCTCAAACGGGACGGCCTGGTCGTCGCCAAACCCGGCGCGGGCACGGTCGTCGCGAGCCGCGTCCGGAAGTCCGCGCCGAGAACCGAGGCCGAGCTGTCCCGCGAGCGGGTGGTGAAGGCCGCGATCCGGATCGCGGACGCCGAGGGCATCCGCGCGCTCTCGATGCGCCGCGTCGCCTCCGGTCTCGGTGTCGCGACGATGACGCTTTATCGCCATGTCACCGCGAAGGAGGAACTGATCCTCGAGATGGCCGACCTGGCCCTCGGCGAGATCCGCTTTCCCCCCGCACCGCCACCCGGCTGGCGGGCCCAGCTCGAGCTGATGGCGCGGGCGCAATGGGCCCTGTTCCGGCGGCATCCCTGGCTCGCGCAGGCGCTCTCGATCACCCGTCCGCAACCGTTGCCGAATCTGCTGGCCCACGCGGACTGGGCCACTCGCGCACTCGACGGTCATGGCCTCCCGGCGTCGACGATCATGTACGCGCACATCACGATCTTCAACCACGTACGCGGCATCGCTCTCAGCTTCGAGGCCGAAGCCGACACCGAATCCGGGACGGCGGTTTCCGCCGACGCCTGGCTCGCGGAGCAAGAGCCGATCCTCTGGGAGCTGGTCTCCGGCGGCCGTTTCCCCAACTTCGCCGGCGTCGTCTCGCGCGCCCCGTTCGACTACGACCTCGACACGCTCTTCGAGTTCGGGCTTCAACGCCTCCTCGACGGCTACTCGGTTCTCCTGGCGAAGGCGGGCTAG
- a CDS encoding FAD-dependent monooxygenase, translated as MRQVLISGAGIAGTTLAYWLRRHGFAPTVVERAPAPRVGGHAVDIRGTALGVVDRMGVLGRLRELRTDMRGMSFVNGAGKTLVQVTDHTLTGGLTGSEDVEILRDDLTDTLASVAQEGVEYVYGNRITGIAQRTDGVRVAFAHGAARDFDLVIGADGQHSAVRSLVFGAEKQFSHYLDTYLAVFTVPNFLELDRWQTFHLTPGKLAGLYSARKNTEARAMLGFQSPELDFDRHDPEQQRKLLADRFAGQGWAVPRLLREMESCELYFDSMTQIRMGRFTEGRVALAGDAGYGPSPLSGQGTSLALVGAYVLAGSLAASTDHRAAFASYEREMRPFVLRNQALAALNQKKQTRFRQWKQIQSMRVLPYLPFRDRLMKSAMRPLTEAANGMALKDYS; from the coding sequence ATGCGGCAGGTCCTGATTTCGGGGGCGGGAATCGCCGGTACGACGCTGGCGTACTGGCTGCGGCGGCACGGTTTCGCGCCGACGGTCGTCGAGCGGGCCCCCGCGCCCCGCGTCGGCGGGCACGCGGTCGACATCCGGGGTACGGCGCTCGGCGTCGTCGACCGGATGGGGGTGCTCGGGCGCCTCCGGGAACTGCGCACGGACATGCGCGGGATGTCGTTCGTGAACGGCGCGGGAAAGACCCTCGTGCAGGTCACCGACCACACGCTGACCGGTGGGCTCACCGGCAGCGAGGACGTCGAGATCCTGCGGGACGACCTCACCGACACACTGGCTTCGGTCGCTCAGGAAGGCGTCGAGTACGTCTACGGAAACCGGATCACCGGTATCGCGCAACGGACCGACGGTGTCCGGGTCGCCTTCGCTCACGGCGCGGCGCGGGACTTCGACCTCGTCATCGGCGCGGACGGCCAGCACTCGGCCGTGCGATCGCTCGTTTTCGGGGCGGAGAAACAGTTTTCACACTATCTGGACACCTATCTCGCGGTGTTCACCGTGCCGAACTTCCTCGAGCTGGACCGCTGGCAGACCTTTCACCTGACTCCGGGAAAGCTGGCCGGGCTGTACAGCGCCCGAAAGAACACCGAGGCGCGGGCGATGCTCGGCTTCCAGTCGCCGGAACTCGACTTCGATCGGCATGACCCCGAGCAGCAACGAAAACTGCTCGCCGACCGGTTCGCGGGCCAAGGCTGGGCAGTGCCGCGGCTGCTCCGCGAAATGGAATCGTGCGAGCTGTACTTCGATTCCATGACCCAGATCCGGATGGGCCGGTTCACCGAGGGGCGGGTCGCTTTGGCCGGCGACGCGGGCTATGGACCATCGCCGCTTTCGGGACAGGGCACCAGTTTGGCGCTCGTCGGAGCGTACGTGCTCGCCGGCTCATTGGCCGCCTCCACCGACCATCGGGCCGCTTTCGCTTCCTACGAAAGGGAAATGCGACCGTTCGTGCTCCGGAACCAGGCGCTGGCCGCGCTGAACCAGAAGAAGCAAACCCGGTTCCGGCAGTGGAAGCAGATCCAGTCGATGCGAGTGCTGCCCTATCTGCCGTTCCGGGATCGGCTGATGAAGTCGGCCATGCGACCGCTGACGGAGGCGGCGAACGGCATGGCACTCAAGGACTACTCGTGA
- a CDS encoding SAM-dependent methyltransferase, which translates to MPGPDGRRPLVPVDFDRPSIARVFDALMGGQDNYEADRVVLRQILELAPEARGMAKEIRHWLVRTVRYLTDREGIDQFLDLGSGFPTSDNTHQVAQRYNPEARVVYVDHDPVVQAHGRALLAANDFAHMAAADLTEPEAVVEELARTHRLEFDRPIGLVLCAIVHHLQDLDEARKIVRAYVDALAPGSFVALLHHHNPADGTEAADIATSLEKRFNGTGLDTLYRTREEIESFFAGLELMEPGLTYPHLWWPDGPRFTPPSPMNFTSLGGVARKS; encoded by the coding sequence ATGCCTGGTCCAGACGGCCGGCGGCCGCTCGTGCCCGTCGATTTCGACCGGCCGAGCATCGCGCGGGTCTTCGACGCCCTCATGGGCGGCCAGGACAATTACGAGGCCGACCGGGTGGTCCTGCGCCAGATCCTGGAACTCGCGCCGGAGGCCAGGGGCATGGCCAAGGAGATCCGGCACTGGCTGGTCCGGACGGTGCGCTACCTGACCGACCGGGAGGGCATCGACCAGTTCCTCGACCTCGGTTCCGGCTTCCCGACCTCGGACAACACGCATCAGGTCGCGCAGCGGTACAACCCCGAGGCGCGGGTCGTCTACGTCGACCACGATCCGGTGGTCCAGGCGCACGGCCGCGCGCTGCTCGCGGCGAACGACTTCGCGCATATGGCGGCCGCGGACCTGACCGAACCGGAAGCGGTCGTCGAGGAACTCGCGCGTACCCACCGGCTGGAGTTCGACCGGCCGATCGGCCTGGTCCTGTGCGCGATCGTCCACCACCTCCAGGACCTCGACGAGGCACGGAAGATCGTCCGCGCCTACGTCGACGCGCTGGCCCCTGGCTCGTTCGTCGCGCTGCTTCACCACCACAATCCCGCCGATGGCACCGAAGCCGCCGACATCGCGACGTCACTCGAGAAACGCTTCAACGGCACCGGGCTGGACACGCTGTACCGCACGCGCGAGGAGATCGAGTCGTTCTTCGCGGGACTCGAACTGATGGAGCCGGGGCTGACGTACCCGCACCTGTGGTGGCCGGACGGCCCGCGCTTCACCCCGCCTTCGCCCATGAACTTCACGTCGCTCGGCGGGGTGGCGCGTAAGTCTTAA
- a CDS encoding HAD family phosphatase has product MNWTVFDYGDVISAHTDALPTLAKAFDREVAEFEPHYWAERVRYDSGGSDLEYWQSLGRALDFPVDKAFADELTSIDVTGWTHVEPDVLDLLEGLHEAGAALALLSNASSTFGRWVREQEWANLFRVMLFSGDLGCMKPDAKIYRILLAELGAEPADCLFFDDRQSNVDGARAVGMKAERWVGVTTAKSAFGSSEE; this is encoded by the coding sequence GTGAACTGGACCGTCTTCGATTACGGCGACGTCATCAGCGCGCACACCGACGCGCTGCCGACCCTGGCCAAGGCCTTCGACCGCGAAGTCGCCGAGTTCGAACCGCACTACTGGGCCGAACGGGTCCGATACGACTCCGGCGGCTCCGATCTCGAGTACTGGCAGAGCCTCGGCCGCGCCCTGGATTTCCCGGTCGACAAGGCGTTCGCCGACGAGCTGACCAGCATCGACGTCACCGGTTGGACGCACGTCGAACCGGACGTCCTCGATCTGCTCGAAGGGCTGCACGAAGCGGGCGCGGCACTCGCGCTGCTTTCGAACGCTTCATCGACCTTCGGCCGCTGGGTGCGCGAGCAGGAGTGGGCGAACCTGTTCCGGGTGATGCTCTTCTCCGGTGACCTGGGCTGCATGAAGCCCGACGCGAAGATCTACCGGATCCTGCTCGCCGAACTCGGCGCCGAACCGGCCGACTGCCTGTTCTTCGACGATCGGCAGTCCAATGTGGACGGCGCACGGGCGGTGGGGATGAAGGCGGAACGCTGGGTCGGCGTGACCACGGCGAAATCCGCCTTCGGCTCTTCGGAGGAATAA
- a CDS encoding PE domain-containing protein, giving the protein MAASGKVQDLTSAVPTPPSVADIRVDPSKLLEVAKIVEEQIDALQDKLMTRLDQLRIDTPANDTVSTQATGVWNELVADGDQSYAAQVRAYVAGLRGLVGQLRTAAKEYKTSDADKAAAFGDRGVHRA; this is encoded by the coding sequence ATGGCAGCATCGGGCAAGGTCCAAGACCTCACGTCGGCGGTCCCGACGCCACCGTCGGTGGCCGACATCAGAGTCGACCCGTCGAAGCTGCTCGAAGTGGCGAAGATCGTCGAAGAGCAGATCGACGCCTTGCAGGACAAACTCATGACGCGGCTCGACCAGCTGCGCATCGACACTCCGGCCAACGACACCGTGAGCACGCAGGCGACCGGTGTCTGGAACGAGCTCGTCGCCGACGGCGACCAGTCGTACGCCGCGCAGGTCCGGGCCTACGTGGCCGGGCTGCGGGGATTGGTCGGCCAGCTCCGCACGGCGGCCAAGGAGTACAAGACCAGTGATGCGGACAAGGCCGCCGCGTTCGGGGACCGTGGTGTTCACCGGGCGTAG